One region of Chryseobacterium sp. C-71 genomic DNA includes:
- a CDS encoding GLPGLI family protein, whose translation MKNLVVIAFIFSVFLSKAQTYRFIYDVEYKKDSTQNTTVKENYHLDIESETMKYYPRDFFIGDSLVTNNLQIANGTRFNTSHIITHQIGSADYDYYDVLENVVLKLASKNIQDWKLTDEKKKVKDLNLQKATTSWGGRNWIAWFTADIPFQEGPYKFHGLPGLIVELFDDKNDYKFELVKTQKIIKPVKNTYIDYMLGNSVSVDDQKYRDSKLKYYDSPVNYLRNATQQTRSNDEFYLNDGTQVGQTNSREVNERLKESIRKYNNPIELDKAIKYPL comes from the coding sequence ATGAAAAATTTAGTTGTAATAGCTTTTATCTTTTCGGTTTTTTTATCTAAAGCGCAGACGTATCGTTTCATTTATGATGTGGAATACAAAAAAGATTCGACGCAAAATACCACCGTTAAAGAAAATTATCATTTGGATATTGAATCTGAAACAATGAAATATTATCCTCGTGATTTTTTTATAGGAGATTCTTTGGTGACCAATAATCTGCAGATCGCAAACGGAACCAGATTCAATACTTCTCATATTATCACACATCAAATTGGTTCAGCAGACTATGATTATTACGATGTTCTCGAAAATGTGGTATTGAAACTTGCGTCAAAAAACATTCAGGATTGGAAGCTTACTGACGAAAAAAAGAAGGTGAAAGATCTCAATTTACAAAAAGCAACCACCAGTTGGGGCGGAAGAAACTGGATTGCCTGGTTTACTGCTGATATTCCGTTTCAGGAAGGGCCATATAAATTCCACGGACTTCCAGGTTTGATTGTAGAATTGTTTGATGATAAAAATGATTACAAATTTGAACTGGTAAAAACTCAAAAGATTATAAAGCCTGTTAAGAATACATACATCGATTATATGTTGGGAAATAGCGTCTCGGTAGATGATCAAAAATACAGAGATTCTAAGTTGAAATATTATGACTCGCCCGTTAATTATTTGAGAAATGCAACGCAACAAACCCGATCAAATGATGAATTTTATCTGAACGATGGAACCCAAGTAGGACAGACTAACTCGCGTGAAGTCAATGAAAGATTAAAAGAATCCATAAGAAAATATAACAACCCGATTGAGCTCGATAAAGCGATAAAATATCCTCTATAG